The following proteins come from a genomic window of Paenibacillus sp. CAA11:
- a CDS encoding GbsR/MarR family transcriptional regulator: MSLDQLSEEQQSSLHKLRKRVIENIGRNMDLYGFTLSTGHLYGLLFFADKPMTLDDMGRAMEMSKTSMSTGVRALLDLKMVNKVWEKGSRKDLYEVEYDWYQTFVDYFAIKWRKAVESNLQALHRAMKEMRKLLEQEQPDALITSYIKRDLERMAEAEAYYRWLDRLIDAMEDGDLFDLVPKELPVLPETL; the protein is encoded by the coding sequence ATGAGCTTGGACCAGTTAAGTGAGGAGCAGCAATCCTCTCTTCACAAGCTTAGGAAGAGAGTGATTGAGAATATCGGACGGAACATGGACTTGTATGGCTTTACGCTGTCCACCGGCCATTTGTACGGGCTGCTGTTCTTCGCGGATAAACCGATGACATTGGATGACATGGGTAGAGCCATGGAAATGAGCAAGACCAGCATGAGTACCGGAGTAAGAGCCCTGCTGGATTTGAAAATGGTCAACAAGGTGTGGGAAAAGGGGTCCAGAAAAGATCTGTACGAGGTCGAGTATGACTGGTATCAGACGTTCGTAGACTATTTCGCCATCAAATGGAGAAAAGCCGTAGAGAGCAATCTTCAAGCACTGCATCGTGCCATGAAGGAAATGAGGAAGCTTCTGGAGCAAGAGCAGCCTGATGCCCTCATCACCTCCTATATTAAGCGCGACCTTGAAAGAATGGCTGAAGCAGAAGCCTATTACCGCTGGCTCGACCGGCTGATCGATGCGATGGAAGACGGGGACTTGTTCGATCTTGTTCCTAAAGAGCTGCCTGTACTGCCAGAAACCCTATAA